The Candidatus Izemoplasma sp. region ATGCCACCATCATAATACCGTTTATCATCAATTTGGACAGGTTTAAAGGCCACCGGAATCGCGCATGAGGCTAATAAAACTTTGTTGCGTTTTGCTGCTTCGATTTTATTTATGTCATAAAAATCAACCTGATAATCTGATTTAAAGAAGTGTTTATAATTGGTTTTGATTAAATCAAAGAAACTAGCGTTCTCATCACCTAGGCGTGTTGTTGCCACATACACTTCTTTATCTTTGATTTTCTCAAAATCAACTGTCTCTTCTATCATGGTTTTTAGTTTTTCAATATTAAAGATACCCTTATTAAAAAAATCAAGTTTCTCTTTTAAGAGGCGTTTAAAAATATCATCTTCAGTATGAAACAAATCGGTGTTATCCCGTTTCATCCATACATCATAGGCAAGTTCATAATCTCCCATCGCATATAATACAGCGTTAAGAGAACCCACACTTGCACCACTAAAATGTTTAACTTTTTCTAAAACTCCATATTCATTTAATGCCTTCCACGCACCAATTTGATACGCACCTCGTGCGCCACCACCGGCTAAGGCAATACCAATTTGTTTTGCCATACGTTCCCCCTTTATTTAATACTGGCGTGCTACACCATCTTTATACACTGTCTTAATGAATCCGCCACCTAAACACACTTCACCATCATAAAAGACAGCGGCTTGGCCCGGTGTCACGGCTCTAATTGGCTCATCAAATATAACCTCTAAGTGTTGTCCTTTAAAACGGATTTTTACACCGTGATCTTTTTGGCGATACCGAAACTTAGCGGTACATTTCAACTCCCCTTCAAAGTGATCTAAGTTAATGAGGTTGACATCTTCAACTAAACATGCATCACTGTATAACGTCGGATGATGGAAGCCTTGCCCCACAATTAATGCATTGGTCTTTAGATTTTTACCAATCACAAACCATGGTAAGTTGTCATATTTTTTACTGCCTCCAATGCCTAACCCTTTACGTTGTCCAATCGTGTAATACATTAACCCTTCATGGGTGTTGACAACATCACCAGTTTCTGTCACCATGTTCCCAGGTTTTGCAGGTAAATAATTTTGTAAAAATTGTTTAAAATCACGTTCTCCAATAAAGCAAATCCCGGTCGAATCTTTTTTATCTTTTGTTGGGATATTATGCTTATGGGCAATCTCTCTAACTTCTTTTTTCGTCAGTTCACCGACTGGAAAAAGCGTTGTCGATAACTGTTCTTCAGTAAGTTGACTTAAAAAGTACGTTTGATCTTTATTATTATCTTTACCGCGTAATAGAGTTGGTCGAGGATGATGTTTTACACGGGCATAATGCCCCATCGCAATATAGTCTGGGTTAAACTGCTTTGCATGTTCCTTAAACGCATCAAACTTAATATATTTATTACATAATATATCTGGATTAGGGGTTCTCCCTTTCTCATATTCCTCTAAAAAGTAGGTAAATACATAATCCCAATACTCTTTAATAAAGTCTACCCGATAGATCGGAATCCCTAAATGATCAGCTACTGCTTTGGCATCTTGATAGTCCTGTTCTTGCGGACAAATCTCTTCAGTTAAATCAGGGTTACCTAAAATATCATTATTGGTTGTAGAATCCCAGTTACGCATAAATAGTCCAATTACGTTATACCCTTGTTCTTTTAACAGATATGCTGCTACTGAACTGTCCACCCCTCCCGATAGTCCTAAGACAACGGTTTTTTTGGACATGATTTCACCTCAAATGCAATATCACTTGGTAATCTTAAATCACCACGTGGTGATAAACTAATATCTAATATTTTTGGACCATCAGGTAAGGCCTGACGTTTAAATTGTTGACTGTAAAACCGTTTAAAGAAATTATGTACATACCTATCTGCTGATTCCTGTTCCAATTCAAATACCGTTTCTAATAAGAACCGAATACGACACGCATTATCTCCATAGCGCAAGAGTCGATGAATAATGAAATCGTTAATTTCATATTTACCAATTGCCTCTTCTGTCATTTGATTACTTGCTAGTTCTGGTGTAATTGGCGTATCTACAATATCTAATAACGTTTGTTTTGCTTCATTGTCAAACATCTCTTTAGCATAATGTTCTATCATGAATCGAACTAGTGTTTTTGGAATCCCTGCATTAATACCATACATGCTCATTTGATCGCCATTATATGTACACCAACCAAGGGCTAATTCACTTAAATCTCCAGTACCTAAAACCAGTCCATGATACATGTTCGCTAAGTTCATAAGTACCATTGTACGGACACGTGCTTGCGTATTTTCATAGGTAATATCTTCTGTTT contains the following coding sequences:
- a CDS encoding patatin-like phospholipase family protein, whose amino-acid sequence is MAKQIGIALAGGGARGAYQIGAWKALNEYGVLEKVKHFSGASVGSLNAVLYAMGDYELAYDVWMKRDNTDLFHTEDDIFKRLLKEKLDFFNKGIFNIEKLKTMIEETVDFEKIKDKEVYVATTRLGDENASFFDLIKTNYKHFFKSDYQVDFYDINKIEAAKRNKVLLASCAIPVAFKPVQIDDKRYYDGGILDNAPYEPLIKAGCDVIIVIDLYTFSMMRITREKRAKLLVCYPKKSLRGMLDFKQEYLERRFNFGYHDMTKLLRENLEDILEE
- the mnmA gene encoding tRNA 2-thiouridine(34) synthase MnmA encodes the protein MSKKTVVLGLSGGVDSSVAAYLLKEQGYNVIGLFMRNWDSTTNNDILGNPDLTEEICPQEQDYQDAKAVADHLGIPIYRVDFIKEYWDYVFTYFLEEYEKGRTPNPDILCNKYIKFDAFKEHAKQFNPDYIAMGHYARVKHHPRPTLLRGKDNNKDQTYFLSQLTEEQLSTTLFPVGELTKKEVREIAHKHNIPTKDKKDSTGICFIGERDFKQFLQNYLPAKPGNMVTETGDVVNTHEGLMYYTIGQRKGLGIGGSKKYDNLPWFVIGKNLKTNALIVGQGFHHPTLYSDACLVEDVNLINLDHFEGELKCTAKFRYRQKDHGVKIRFKGQHLEVIFDEPIRAVTPGQAAVFYDGEVCLGGGFIKTVYKDGVARQY